The following coding sequences lie in one Bacteroides helcogenes P 36-108 genomic window:
- a CDS encoding UpxY family transcription antiterminator — protein sequence MDREKETEIWYAMRATYRREPDAMRLLEKEQIGCFVPMQYKVSLRRGRKVRALVPVVHNLLFVHALPSALKRVKSQVSYLQYITDTRSGRKIIIPDHEMQRFIAVAGTYNDHLLYFRPEDLNLSKGTKVRVTGGDFEGQEGIFLKVKGARDRRVVVQIQGVIAVAMATIHPDLIEVIG from the coding sequence ATGGATAGGGAGAAAGAAACTGAAATCTGGTACGCCATGCGTGCCACATACCGGCGGGAGCCGGATGCCATGCGCCTTCTCGAAAAGGAACAGATAGGCTGTTTCGTCCCCATGCAATACAAGGTGAGCCTGCGCAGAGGCAGGAAGGTCCGTGCCCTTGTGCCCGTTGTCCACAACCTTCTTTTTGTCCATGCCCTTCCTTCCGCATTGAAGCGTGTCAAGTCTCAGGTATCCTACCTGCAATACATCACCGATACCCGTAGCGGGCGTAAGATAATCATTCCCGACCATGAGATGCAGCGCTTCATTGCCGTTGCCGGAACTTACAACGACCATCTCCTTTATTTTCGTCCCGAAGATCTGAACCTCTCCAAAGGCACTAAGGTTCGTGTCACGGGCGGCGACTTCGAGGGTCAGGAGGGCATTTTCTTGAAAGTGAAGGGTGCTCGCGACCGCCGTGTGGTTGTTCAGATACAGGGTGTCATTGCTGTTGCGATGGCCACCATCCATCCCGATTTGATAGAAGTAATCGGCTGA
- a CDS encoding UpxZ family transcription anti-terminator antagonist yields the protein MSLSEEAISLQRAAHDLMYLGTDGSPVYSDELSRRNGQVYCLATALYDSISGGSTIEEQANVCLALLMGYSASFIDHGEKQDHIQEVLNRCWDVLDSLPASLLKLRLLTACYGEVFDEPLADEARAIITSWEGKPLTAEQQEAIAEFRNVVANPYPWEEVDE from the coding sequence ATGTCTCTTTCCGAAGAAGCAATCTCCCTTCAGCGTGCTGCGCACGACCTGATGTATCTGGGTACGGACGGCAGTCCTGTTTATAGCGATGAATTGTCCCGTCGCAACGGTCAAGTGTACTGCTTGGCCACGGCCTTGTATGATTCTATTTCCGGTGGCTCTACTATCGAAGAACAGGCCAACGTTTGCCTTGCCCTTTTGATGGGCTACAGTGCCTCTTTCATAGATCATGGCGAAAAACAGGATCATATTCAGGAAGTGCTGAACCGTTGTTGGGACGTTCTCGATTCCCTTCCCGCCTCGCTGCTCAAGCTCCGTCTGCTCACGGCTTGCTATGGTGAGGTTTTTGACGAGCCTTTGGCCGACGAAGCCCGAGCCATTATCACCTCTTGGGAGGGGAAGCCGCTTACCGCCGAGCAGCAGGAAGCTATTGCCGAGTTCCGGAATGTAGTTGCGAATCCCTATCCATGGGAAGAAGTGGACGAATAA
- a CDS encoding adenylyltransferase/cytidyltransferase family protein, whose protein sequence is MNFIKTTMGLLPYKQRCFNINEAHLDDEVMTSCFRVLYTHFNKLGINWGPAFSSLIGIVRNDGYLSWANNLCIYILKEDEERFKDELWAIVADGFEVIRYERRGLYYLRKDKQYIKIFILRKIASNVRHTGGSDFIFEQYLQDTTKWEFRGMMLNVPSELDEYLTFQYGNWVVPIQYKNKQVVRIFTHLSQRLQDLLPSNVYYKWMIAHRQKDFKRFKVLCEKNGKVLPDNVELTYVKQRKHEKVLTVGVYDLIHKGHAELFRRAKGLGDYLVVAVQDGGWVNKYKDTKLLNSTEDRCLMVQSIRYVDEVVVYTDVDELVKNIDFDIFVTGPDQIHAGFQRAMKWCEENGKEHLVLGRTDGVSSSELKAKISSKTNSK, encoded by the coding sequence ATGAATTTCATTAAAACTACAATGGGCTTGCTGCCTTACAAGCAGCGTTGCTTTAACATTAATGAAGCACACCTTGATGATGAGGTCATGACATCATGCTTTCGCGTTCTCTATACTCATTTTAATAAGCTTGGAATAAACTGGGGGCCTGCCTTCAGTTCACTGATTGGTATTGTTCGCAACGATGGATATCTCTCTTGGGCTAATAATCTCTGCATCTATATATTAAAAGAAGACGAAGAGCGCTTCAAAGATGAGCTTTGGGCGATTGTTGCAGATGGTTTTGAAGTAATACGTTATGAACGAAGAGGATTGTATTATCTAAGAAAAGATAAGCAGTATATAAAAATCTTTATTCTTCGTAAAATAGCATCCAATGTTCGACATACTGGAGGCTCTGATTTTATTTTTGAACAATATCTGCAAGATACAACCAAATGGGAATTCAGAGGCATGATGCTTAATGTTCCTTCAGAGTTAGACGAATATCTGACCTTTCAATATGGCAATTGGGTTGTACCCATTCAATATAAGAACAAGCAAGTAGTTCGCATATTTACACATCTCTCACAGCGCTTACAAGACCTTCTGCCTTCTAACGTTTACTACAAATGGATGATAGCACATAGACAAAAAGACTTTAAACGTTTCAAAGTATTGTGCGAAAAAAATGGTAAGGTACTTCCTGATAATGTAGAACTTACGTATGTGAAGCAAAGAAAACACGAGAAAGTTTTGACAGTTGGTGTCTATGATCTGATACACAAAGGTCATGCTGAGCTGTTTCGTAGAGCGAAAGGTTTAGGAGATTATCTTGTTGTCGCTGTTCAAGATGGAGGCTGGGTTAATAAGTACAAGGATACTAAACTACTTAACTCAACAGAGGACAGATGCCTCATGGTGCAGTCAATACGCTATGTGGATGAAGTTGTCGTTTATACCGATGTTGATGAGTTGGTGAAAAATATTGATTTTGATATCTTTGTAACAGGGCCTGACCAAATACACGCTGGTTTTCAGCGTGCAATGAAATGGTGCGAGGAGAATGGGAAGGAACACTTAGTATTGGGTCGAACTGATGGTGTTTCATCTTCGGAACTGAAGGCAAAGATATCCTCAAAAACGAACAGCAAATAA
- a CDS encoding histidine phosphatase family protein, with product MIEIFLLRHAETIWDSSLVSGRTENLSLSDEGIVHSLSIGRILREQGFLVDKIYCSSSLRTKQSLLGLKEAGLWKDTPIIYSDSLQEVSQGEWEGKERRCVMTERVIAEMRIKGVRFMPPGGEAQKDAAERIYNYIAENILNSNLQKVMVVGHANLFRCLMYRILGFDEIMVNKIGFDNLSLTKLRFGEDGFWRLDYLNRIVS from the coding sequence ATGATTGAGATTTTCCTACTAAGGCATGCTGAAACCATATGGGATTCGTCCTTGGTTAGTGGTCGCACAGAAAACCTATCGCTATCAGATGAGGGTATTGTTCATTCGTTGTCTATAGGGAGAATCTTAAGAGAACAAGGTTTCCTTGTGGATAAAATATACTGCTCTTCATCATTGAGAACGAAGCAATCTCTACTGGGATTGAAAGAAGCTGGTTTATGGAAGGATACCCCTATTATATATTCAGACTCTTTGCAAGAAGTTTCTCAAGGCGAATGGGAAGGCAAAGAACGACGTTGTGTGATGACTGAAAGGGTTATCGCAGAAATGAGAATAAAGGGAGTTCGTTTTATGCCACCAGGAGGTGAAGCGCAAAAAGACGCTGCAGAAAGAATCTATAATTATATTGCAGAAAATATTCTGAATAGCAACTTGCAAAAGGTCATGGTAGTTGGTCATGCTAATTTATTCAGATGTTTGATGTATAGGATTCTTGGTTTTGATGAGATTATGGTTAATAAGATAGGATTTGATAATTTAAGTTTGACAAAGCTTAGATTTGGTGAAGATGGATTTTGGAGATTAGACTACTTAAACCGAATTGTATCTTAA
- a CDS encoding Coenzyme F420 hydrogenase/dehydrogenase, beta subunit C-terminal domain, with amino-acid sequence MILFEKDEDCCGCSACEAICPKHNIKMIPNTDGGYYYPLYLGDENCINCNLCLEVCPLRKGNDMAKREKVYYAGTTKDRKLWEESTSGGAFSEICRLYQDENPVIFGARWDDDFNVVMDYVEGVENMAPFRRSKYVAANPNMVFKHVKAFLNGNRTVIFSGTPCQIAGLKCFLKRDYEKLITIDFACHGQGAPHVFKAWIKHLENKYKLNLIKISFREKKYIIDHVNSNCTGYVFADGKKVLVNRDYYHHAFVYGFHMRKSCADCKFSSHNDSDITLADFKSPQRRKLLSHSRTGSDIVCNTPKGIEIGKQLVISMNVHAADYRQEILYNPKLVRSVFGNKDRDSFMQNFYSGVPIDALIKKYAKITPIQWIDYNMPTFVNNVLVFLMRVCDFVKRKLKK; translated from the coding sequence ATGATTTTATTTGAAAAGGATGAAGATTGCTGTGGTTGTAGCGCCTGCGAAGCAATATGTCCCAAACATAATATAAAGATGATACCAAATACAGATGGTGGATATTACTACCCTCTGTATTTGGGTGATGAGAATTGTATAAATTGCAATTTGTGTTTAGAAGTATGCCCTCTGAGGAAAGGTAATGATATGGCAAAGAGAGAGAAGGTATACTATGCAGGCACTACTAAAGATAGAAAGCTATGGGAGGAAAGCACTAGCGGAGGTGCTTTTAGTGAAATATGCCGATTATATCAAGATGAAAATCCAGTAATATTTGGTGCACGATGGGATGACGATTTTAATGTTGTTATGGATTATGTTGAAGGAGTTGAGAATATGGCTCCATTTAGAAGAAGTAAATATGTGGCGGCTAATCCAAATATGGTATTCAAGCATGTAAAAGCATTCTTAAATGGGAATCGAACTGTTATTTTTTCAGGAACACCTTGTCAAATAGCGGGTCTTAAATGTTTCCTAAAAAGGGATTACGAAAAATTGATAACTATTGATTTCGCTTGTCATGGTCAAGGGGCTCCTCATGTATTCAAAGCTTGGATAAAACATTTAGAAAATAAATATAAGTTAAACCTAATAAAAATTTCGTTTAGAGAGAAAAAGTATATAATTGATCATGTAAACTCAAACTGCACTGGGTATGTATTTGCAGATGGAAAGAAAGTGCTTGTGAATAGAGATTATTACCATCACGCTTTTGTTTATGGTTTCCATATGAGAAAGTCTTGTGCAGATTGCAAGTTTTCATCGCACAATGATTCTGATATAACATTAGCAGATTTCAAGTCTCCTCAAAGACGAAAATTGCTTAGCCATAGCCGAACTGGATCTGATATTGTGTGCAATACTCCTAAAGGTATAGAGATAGGCAAACAATTAGTGATAAGTATGAACGTTCATGCGGCAGACTATAGACAGGAAATTTTATATAACCCAAAATTGGTTAGATCAGTCTTTGGCAACAAGGATAGAGATAGTTTTATGCAGAATTTTTACTCAGGTGTTCCTATTGATGCTTTGATAAAGAAATATGCAAAGATTACACCAATTCAATGGATAGATTACAATATGCCTACTTTTGTGAATAATGTATTAGTTTTTTTGATGAGAGTATGCGATTTTGTAAAAAGAAAGTTGAAAAAATAG
- a CDS encoding lipopolysaccharide biosynthesis protein, protein MDSRLNNSTRNIFAGLINKVLLILFPFISRTAIIYALGSEYLGLNSLFSSILMVLNLSELGISSALVYSMYKPIADDDKVKIRALLAVYKKWFRVIGVILLTVGLTLLPFFKYLIKGEVPSDINLYLLYLLYLLNTSLGYFLFAEKRALLTAYQRSDIVSNINSFVSLFLYLAQILILFLLGNFYLFIAIYPICTFIENLCIDKSASKLYPDLFCKGKISEDVKGQIRQHVKGIALQKICSSSRNTFDSIIISMYLGLTSIAIYSNYYYIMISVHEFLYLIPNSIRASVGNSVAKEPLDKNYNDFCSMYFIYSWISGWCTTCLVCLYQPFMDLWVGNSLMLSMSSVLLFCLYFTLLNAADIVALYKDAAGLWWYGRYRVIIEAVANLILNFTLGFYFGINGILIATIITLLLLGNGYGGYIVFHYYFKNKSFVKFICEQMVYILAIAAVALITMCLCNFVDSIFRLNKIYTLIIRGLNCIIIPNLLFLLLYSKHKHMKQAKVLFFNSFNSVVHKRK, encoded by the coding sequence ATGGATAGCAGACTCAATAATAGCACTAGAAATATTTTTGCTGGTTTAATAAACAAGGTTCTATTGATATTATTTCCTTTTATTTCAAGAACTGCAATAATATATGCTCTCGGAAGTGAGTATTTAGGCCTTAATAGCTTGTTTTCCTCGATTCTGATGGTTCTTAATTTGTCAGAATTGGGAATTAGCAGTGCTTTGGTTTATAGTATGTATAAGCCTATAGCAGATGATGATAAAGTGAAAATTAGAGCACTCTTAGCTGTATACAAAAAATGGTTCAGAGTTATTGGGGTAATACTTTTGACAGTTGGTTTGACTCTTCTTCCATTTTTTAAATATTTAATCAAGGGCGAAGTTCCTTCTGATATTAATTTGTATTTATTGTACTTGTTATATCTTTTGAATACATCTTTGGGGTATTTTTTATTTGCGGAAAAAAGAGCATTATTAACAGCATATCAGCGTAGTGATATTGTAAGTAACATAAATTCATTTGTATCTCTTTTTTTATATTTAGCTCAAATATTAATTCTTTTTTTATTAGGTAATTTTTATTTATTTATTGCTATATATCCTATTTGTACATTTATTGAGAATCTGTGTATTGATAAATCAGCAAGCAAACTCTATCCTGATTTATTCTGCAAAGGCAAAATTTCTGAAGATGTTAAAGGTCAGATAAGACAACATGTAAAAGGCATCGCTCTTCAGAAGATCTGCTCATCTTCTCGAAATACATTTGATAGTATTATTATCTCAATGTATCTTGGATTAACTTCCATTGCCATTTACAGCAACTATTATTATATAATGATATCTGTTCATGAATTCTTATATCTTATTCCGAATTCTATCAGGGCCTCTGTTGGCAATAGTGTTGCGAAAGAGCCATTAGATAAAAATTATAATGATTTTTGTTCGATGTATTTTATATATTCGTGGATTTCAGGATGGTGTACTACTTGTTTGGTTTGTCTATATCAACCGTTTATGGATTTGTGGGTTGGCAATAGTTTGATGCTCTCAATGAGCAGTGTTTTATTATTCTGCTTATATTTTACTCTTCTCAATGCCGCAGATATCGTCGCCCTTTATAAAGACGCAGCTGGGTTGTGGTGGTATGGAAGATATCGTGTTATTATTGAGGCTGTTGCTAATTTGATTTTGAATTTTACATTGGGCTTTTATTTTGGTATTAATGGTATTTTGATTGCTACAATAATTACATTATTGTTATTAGGGAATGGCTACGGCGGTTATATCGTATTTCATTACTATTTTAAAAATAAAAGTTTTGTTAAATTTATTTGCGAGCAAATGGTCTATATTTTAGCAATCGCTGCAGTTGCACTCATTACTATGTGTTTGTGTAATTTCGTTGATTCAATTTTTAGACTTAATAAAATTTATACTCTTATAATCAGAGGCTTGAACTGTATTATTATCCCGAACTTACTTTTCCTACTTTTATATTCTAAGCACAAACATATGAAACAAGCAAAAGTATTGTTTTTTAATAGTTTTAATTCTGTAGTACATAAAAGAAAATAA
- a CDS encoding aspartate/glutamate racemase family protein — translation MLGIIGGNGVAATNRLLELIEEKYTRNGAFRDAHHPEMIVWQATQAPSRSMYLEGKGESFISDYVNIGKKLKKMGCTELCMCCNTAHYAIDELSQKTDLPFINIIDEVARRSDEMGIKKALVMCTAGLRKYKLYERSFEKYASSTEVVYPNDEIQEWVTKGICNAKNIYRFANRETEVEHPANWFQKVCDYYINTSDIDCIIGGCTDISNVFQLNSSKVEYIDSLDVLADIIVSKYVML, via the coding sequence ATGTTGGGGATAATAGGTGGAAATGGGGTAGCTGCAACAAATCGACTGCTTGAATTGATCGAAGAAAAATACACTAGAAACGGCGCTTTCAGAGATGCTCATCATCCAGAAATGATTGTATGGCAAGCAACTCAAGCACCTTCTAGGAGTATGTATCTTGAAGGCAAAGGTGAAAGCTTTATTTCAGACTATGTAAATATTGGTAAGAAATTAAAAAAAATGGGATGCACGGAATTGTGTATGTGTTGCAATACCGCGCACTACGCAATTGATGAATTGTCGCAAAAAACAGATCTCCCATTCATCAACATCATTGACGAGGTAGCAAGGCGCTCAGATGAGATGGGCATAAAGAAGGCTCTTGTTATGTGTACCGCAGGTTTGCGCAAATACAAACTATACGAAAGAAGTTTCGAAAAGTATGCATCTTCTACAGAGGTAGTATATCCAAATGATGAAATACAAGAATGGGTGACAAAGGGTATCTGCAATGCCAAAAACATATATCGTTTTGCAAACAGAGAAACAGAAGTTGAGCATCCTGCAAATTGGTTCCAGAAGGTGTGCGACTACTATATAAATACATCAGACATAGATTGCATTATTGGTGGATGCACAGATATTAGCAATGTATTTCAGCTAAATAGCAGTAAAGTTGAATACATAGACAGTCTTGACGTTTTAGCAGATATAATAGTCTCAAAATATGTAATGTTATGA
- a CDS encoding CDP-glycerol--poly(glycerophosphate) glycerophosphotransferase, translating into MIPKIIHYCWFGGKPLPDTAKKCIDSWKEYLPDFEIVQWNESNFDIHSCAYVEQAYDTKKWAFVADYVRYYAVYHHGGIFLETDTEVIRSFDNLLNDSAYFGFGPVNMTIPTFGAEKGHPVLKDLMNYYHSHSFVMSNGELDLTTINVVTKNVLVDNYSLQMNGQTQLLSHGIKVYAKEYFFSTDWETGVITKNPNLYIIHYADASWLTEEQKKVVKIKRKYKNLFGDNLGDLIGTAVGFAKTKGVRSTYYHGKNYIIRRVGNRLMKLISSLYVNKKKIVFENFLGRGFGDNPKYIALELLNRKLNYDLVWIVNRGTSYTFPKGIRTVERGSFRELFELATARFWIDNTRKEEFIYKSEKQCYIQTWHGFVPLKKMEKDAIQTLSKDYIFSAIHDGAMTDLMLSGCKIRTRLYNMSFWYDGEVKEWGSPRNDIFFKDFNYKEKVSEFFEIDSKYKTLLYAPTFRDDRSVTPYNIDFEKLILTLQNKFGGEWKVLIRLHPNIADQCSFMKYSNTIINASSYDDIQELFAASDVLITDYSDCMFEFSLMRKPVFLYTPDLESYTKSRDFYRDFKSLPYPMADTNDNLRTLILDFDNKTYDDSLTIFFEEIGVLENGTASKSVVDYITSF; encoded by the coding sequence ATGATACCGAAAATTATACATTATTGCTGGTTCGGAGGCAAACCATTGCCTGATACTGCAAAAAAATGTATCGATAGTTGGAAAGAATATCTTCCTGACTTTGAAATAGTACAATGGAATGAAAGCAATTTTGATATACACTCATGCGCATACGTAGAACAAGCCTATGACACAAAAAAATGGGCATTTGTCGCTGACTATGTTCGTTATTATGCAGTCTATCATCATGGTGGTATATTTTTAGAAACTGACACAGAGGTTATACGTAGTTTTGATAATCTTCTGAATGATAGCGCCTATTTTGGCTTTGGGCCAGTAAACATGACAATCCCAACATTTGGCGCAGAAAAGGGACATCCTGTTTTGAAGGATTTGATGAATTATTATCATTCACATTCTTTTGTTATGTCAAATGGAGAATTAGATTTAACCACAATTAATGTTGTTACAAAAAATGTACTTGTTGATAACTATTCTCTCCAAATGAATGGACAGACACAACTTCTTTCACATGGGATTAAAGTATATGCAAAAGAGTATTTTTTCTCAACGGATTGGGAGACTGGTGTTATAACAAAGAATCCTAATCTCTATATTATTCATTATGCAGATGCTAGTTGGCTAACAGAAGAACAGAAGAAAGTTGTAAAAATTAAAAGGAAATATAAGAATTTATTTGGCGACAATCTGGGAGATTTAATTGGAACAGCTGTTGGATTTGCTAAAACGAAAGGTGTAAGGAGTACTTATTATCATGGTAAGAATTATATAATAAGGAGAGTCGGAAATAGATTAATGAAGTTAATATCCTCTCTCTACGTTAATAAAAAGAAGATTGTTTTTGAAAACTTTTTGGGTAGGGGATTTGGCGATAATCCAAAGTATATAGCTCTTGAATTGCTAAACAGAAAATTGAACTATGACCTCGTATGGATAGTTAACAGAGGAACGTCATATACTTTTCCCAAGGGCATCAGAACAGTAGAAAGAGGATCCTTCCGTGAACTGTTTGAACTTGCAACCGCTCGTTTTTGGATAGATAACACCAGAAAAGAGGAATTCATTTATAAAAGTGAAAAGCAGTGCTATATTCAAACTTGGCATGGTTTTGTTCCTCTGAAAAAGATGGAAAAAGATGCGATTCAGACATTGTCAAAAGATTATATATTTTCTGCAATTCATGATGGAGCCATGACTGATTTGATGCTGTCTGGTTGTAAAATTAGAACTCGTTTATATAATATGTCGTTTTGGTACGATGGAGAAGTGAAAGAATGGGGTTCACCTCGAAATGATATTTTCTTCAAAGATTTCAATTATAAAGAAAAGGTATCTGAATTTTTTGAAATTGACAGTAAATATAAGACATTACTATATGCTCCAACGTTTAGAGATGACAGAAGCGTAACTCCATATAATATCGACTTTGAGAAACTCATTCTTACATTACAGAACAAGTTTGGGGGCGAGTGGAAGGTATTGATAAGATTGCATCCAAACATTGCAGACCAGTGTTCTTTTATGAAGTATTCGAATACAATCATTAATGCTTCTTCCTATGATGACATTCAAGAACTCTTTGCTGCAAGTGATGTGCTTATAACTGACTATTCTGATTGTATGTTTGAATTCTCGTTAATGAGAAAACCCGTATTCTTATATACGCCAGATTTGGAATCATATACTAAATCACGGGATTTCTATCGTGACTTCAAATCTTTGCCTTACCCTATGGCAGACACTAATGATAATTTAAGAACTCTGATATTAGATTTTGATAATAAAACATACGATGATTCATTAACGATATTCTTTGAAGAAATTGGCGTTTTGGAAAATGGTACAGCTTCAAAGTCAGTAGTGGACTACATAACAAGTTTTTGA
- a CDS encoding polysaccharide pyruvyl transferase family protein translates to MKKIALMTWHHVNNYGTAFQAYALSTVLKKLGCDVDMVNYHRITSSPLKNRLLHEQFLSFTHRISAKLKNKIFFSFKKETFGSYFDKYFQYTKPCHANQDFYRLNNEYDGFVCGSDQIWGPEWFDSRFFLDFVENPNALIAYAPSIGVSNIKDNAVKDLMAPLIERFPKVSVREQSGCEIVKNITSHTDVVNVLDPVFLLNMEEWQCIKEDIALPSENYMLIFFLANNTKSFRIAMNQANLKGLIPLVMHCTQSEDNEYANIPDCTPGQLISLIESASYICTDSFHISVLSIIFNKQFKVFNKVAQKEANSKNSRLHDLFIRLNIINAEYMVDNSFDNAICFEILNSKLTQLKEPSFEYLKSCVNNLPAKRLMVDEKGLDCWRAKAKCSCLGEYSEQFVGYRGMHANSCLVKSMSTFSFSLNPKCYRCAKYRMRRDMDNRMPLFYSELNASFASGKSPISIYFKYYFSYHLKSLFKKR, encoded by the coding sequence ATGAAAAAAATTGCATTAATGACATGGCATCATGTTAATAATTACGGAACTGCGTTTCAGGCTTATGCTCTTTCAACTGTTTTAAAGAAACTGGGCTGCGATGTTGACATGGTCAATTATCATCGCATCACCTCTTCCCCATTAAAAAATCGGTTGTTACATGAGCAATTCTTATCTTTCACGCATCGTATATCAGCAAAGCTGAAAAATAAAATATTTTTCAGCTTTAAAAAGGAAACTTTCGGTTCTTATTTCGATAAATATTTTCAATATACAAAACCATGCCATGCCAATCAGGATTTCTACAGATTGAACAACGAATACGATGGTTTTGTATGTGGCAGTGATCAGATATGGGGACCAGAATGGTTTGACAGTCGTTTTTTTTTAGACTTTGTTGAAAATCCAAATGCTTTAATCGCATATGCTCCTAGTATAGGTGTTTCTAATATTAAAGACAATGCAGTAAAAGATTTAATGGCACCCTTGATTGAGCGTTTCCCAAAGGTTTCTGTAAGAGAACAATCTGGATGTGAAATAGTGAAAAATATTACGTCACACACTGATGTTGTCAATGTATTAGATCCAGTCTTTTTGTTAAATATGGAAGAATGGCAGTGTATAAAAGAAGACATTGCGCTCCCTTCGGAAAATTATATGCTTATATTCTTCCTTGCCAATAACACAAAAAGTTTCCGGATAGCTATGAATCAAGCTAATTTGAAGGGTCTAATACCTTTAGTCATGCATTGCACTCAATCTGAGGATAATGAGTATGCTAATATTCCAGACTGCACTCCTGGTCAACTGATTAGCTTAATTGAAAGTGCATCTTATATCTGCACAGATTCTTTTCATATAAGCGTCTTATCAATAATATTTAATAAACAGTTCAAGGTATTTAACAAAGTCGCACAGAAGGAAGCAAATTCAAAAAATAGTCGTTTACATGATTTGTTTATTCGCTTAAACATTATCAATGCAGAATATATGGTGGATAATTCTTTTGATAATGCAATTTGTTTTGAAATCTTAAATAGTAAATTGACGCAATTAAAAGAACCTTCATTCGAATACCTCAAATCTTGTGTTAATAATTTGCCTGCAAAAAGATTAATGGTGGATGAGAAAGGGTTGGACTGTTGGAGGGCGAAAGCAAAATGTAGTTGTCTAGGTGAATACAGCGAGCAATTTGTGGGATATAGGGGAATGCATGCTAATAGCTGTTTGGTAAAAAGTATGTCAACATTCTCTTTTTCTTTGAATCCAAAATGCTATCGTTGTGCCAAATATAGAATGAGGCGTGACATGGATAATAGAATGCCACTTTTCTATTCGGAACTTAATGCATCTTTTGCATCGGGAAAATCTCCTATTTCCATTTATTTCAAATATTACTTTTCTTATCATCTAAAATCTTTGTTTAAGAAAAGATAA
- a CDS encoding glycosyltransferase family 2 protein has translation MCDSILLSIIVPVYNVEKYLPICIESVLKQYCSGVEVVLVNDGSKDKSLFICEDFVSKYEFISLVNQTNKGLSEARNTGIRNAKGEYLLFLDSDDYLAPDTLAQVLSAVSIADVDFFMGRSISFYGNNEGLTLNQVNYDEITYLSTIECFSKLNIIDEFWFAAWLIIINRGFLLENNLYFKTGILHEDELWVPSVFIKASSVKLLNIGFYCYRTNRPDSIVSAPNIKREFDKLRIIEEFDKLKSTSIEANNLLSVRQASLVFGIILSLKDFKNHQWIKELKEELNAKLPLMKGGKYAVVRIACSIIGVTTVSSLLRIFFK, from the coding sequence ATGTGTGATAGTATATTATTGTCAATAATAGTGCCTGTATATAATGTGGAAAAATACTTACCAATATGTATTGAAAGTGTTTTGAAGCAATATTGCTCTGGTGTTGAAGTTGTCTTAGTCAACGATGGTTCTAAGGATAAATCTTTGTTTATATGTGAAGATTTTGTTTCTAAATATGAATTCATCTCACTTGTTAATCAAACAAACAAAGGATTATCTGAAGCAAGAAATACTGGAATAAGAAACGCTAAAGGTGAGTATCTGCTATTCCTTGACTCGGACGATTATCTTGCTCCTGATACTTTAGCACAGGTCTTGTCTGCTGTTTCAATCGCAGATGTTGATTTTTTCATGGGGCGCTCTATTAGCTTTTATGGCAATAACGAAGGTTTGACGCTTAATCAGGTGAACTATGACGAAATAACATATCTCTCGACAATAGAATGTTTTTCGAAGTTAAATATAATAGACGAGTTTTGGTTTGCAGCTTGGCTGATTATAATAAATAGAGGTTTTCTTTTAGAAAACAACCTTTATTTCAAAACAGGCATTCTTCATGAGGATGAACTTTGGGTGCCTTCTGTTTTCATAAAAGCATCTTCTGTGAAATTGCTGAATATTGGTTTCTATTGTTATAGAACAAATAGACCAGACTCAATTGTTTCAGCTCCAAATATCAAAAGAGAATTTGATAAACTAAGAATCATAGAAGAGTTTGACAAATTAAAATCAACTTCTATTGAAGCTAACAATTTGCTGTCTGTAAGACAGGCCTCTCTCGTTTTCGGTATTATTCTCTCTTTAAAAGATTTTAAGAATCATCAGTGGATAAAAGAGCTGAAAGAAGAACTTAATGCAAAACTTCCTTTGATGAAAGGAGGTAAATACGCAGTTGTCAGAATTGCATGTTCCATAATCGGTGTTACCACAGTTTCTTCTCTTCTTAGAATCTTTTTCAAATAA